CCTATAGCGGTCCAGGGGCGACGGGGTTTGGGGTGCGCCTGCTGGTGCAATGGCTGTTGAACCAGTAGGTGCGTCATGCCCTGCGACGGCGCAGTGATTGAGTTACACCCCAGCGTAGGTCGCAACCGGCTTATCCTGCATATCAACGGCGTGACCTCCACCCCGGACAAGCAACAGCGGGATATCCAAGCCCTGCAACGGATGGCGCCGGATGCCCATGTACGGGGTGTCCACAACGCCAGCAGCGATTGGCAGAGCGACGTCCTAGAGAGCATCCTGGGGCGCTCGGAACTGTGGCAATACCAGCAGCCAACCCCCGCCGCTGAGCAACGCCTGGCCAATTACAGCCGCCTGTTGCAACACCTGTTGAACCAACCGGATTTACCGCCCGATGCGGATTTACGGGACTATCTCCCCCAAGCCGCCACCGGCGCTGGTCTTTTAGACGGCGAACTGTTGCGACAACTACCCTTTATCAACCAACTCACCTGGCCCGATTGGCTCAAGTACTTCTACGGCGATTACCCGGCGGGAGCTTCCTGCGCAACCTTGCGCTTGGCCTACGAGCTGGCCCAGGGGATTCACGCCGGCGTCCCGATCCTGGTGGCCGCCCACAGCCAGGGACTCATCATCACCGCGCTGGCGACCTACATCCTCACCCACTTTTTTGGGGACTACACCCGCTGGCAGGAGCAGATTTTCATCCTCGGCTACGGCCCGGTCATCTTGCTGGAAGAATTGCCGCCAGGGTTGCGCGGTCAGACCATCCTCATCCAAGACCGGCACGACTTGGTGGCTGAAGCCTTTAGCAACATGCGCTACACCGACTTTTGGAACGTCTTGCAAACCCAGGTCTGGCGCACCATCCAACGCCTGCATCAACTCCCCCAACTGGCCCGCCCCGATAGCCACCACAGCGCCGGTTACTACCTGGGACTCTTAGACACTCCCGCCAGTCGGCGCGCCGGGGAACTAATGCAATACTTTGTCAGTCAAGAATGGCATTGCAGCCCCGTGATTCAGCGCTTTCGGGGTATTCGGTTTATCTTGGAAGACCTGGTGCCGGCGGGCGCGTTGGCCCTGAGAAATTAGCCAAACTGAACGCCAGTAGCCCTTTCGCCCTTTTTGCCTTAGAAATTCTTATCAATCTCCCCCGTGACAAACCCCGTACCCTACTGATATAGTGAACTCAGTGTGTGTGAGGAGCGAACCAGGAAAGGCACCGAGACGAAACACGGCCAGTCGTCGGTGTCTTTTCTGCTTTTTATGCCAGGGCTTTTCACCGCGCGCAACCCCTGCATGGATGGGTTTATCAACCTGTACAAACCAGCAGGTTTAACGTCCCATGACTGCGTGACCAAAATTCGGCGCTGGTTGCGGGAGCGGCGCGTTGGTCATGGGGGGACGCTCGACCCGCTGGCGACAGGTGTGTTACCGATTGCGGTTGGACGGGCGACCCGCTTGTTGACGTTTCTACCAGCAGACAAGCGCTACCGGGCGCGGGTGCGGTTTGGGGTGCAAACGACCACCGACGACCTAGCAGGTGAGCTGGTGACGCAGCAGCCGGTGCCGGATTTGACCCTGGCGACCGTCCAGGCGGTGTTACCCGAATTCATTGGGGTCATTGCCCAAAAACCCCCAGCGTTTAGCGCCATCCATATCCAAGGACAACGGGCCTACGACTTGGCGCGACAAGGACAGGCGGTGGATTTGCCCGAGCGGTCGGTCGAAATCTATGAGCTAACCGTCCGAGATTGGCAAGGCGGGGCTTTCCCCGAGTTAACCCTAGACGTGCATTGCGGGAGCGGGACGTACATTCGGTCGCTGGCGCGGGACATCGGGCAACGCTTGGGCATCCCGGCGACGTTAAGCGCTCTGGAGCGCACCGCCAGCGGCGGTATGGACATCGCTCGGAGCCTGACGCTGGAGCAATGCCACGCCCATTGCCAAGCCGGGGACTGGCAACTAGACCCGTTAGACCATTACCTCCACCATCTACCGGCAGTCACGTTGACCCGCACCCAAGCCCAACGGTGGTGCTATGGCCAACCTCAGGACGTGACGGTGCAGGCATCTCCCTGGTGGCGGGTGTACGATGAACAAGGACATTTTTTAGGGATTGGCCAACGGACGAGTGAGCAGACGCTGAAACCGCACCTCGTTCTGGCTGATCCCCGTTCCGCGTGTTAGTGGGTAGCGATGGATTTTGCGTCCGTGTGCGGCGACCCTTCCCCTCGCCGGAACCCCCAGCACTTTTGGGGTTGTCTTTCCCAGGAAGAACGGCAACGCTGGCTCAACCGGCTACAGTCGCTCTATCACCAAATTATTCTCCTGTACTTTCGCGATGACCCCCACTTGCCCGAGCGGATCGCCGAGTTTACCCACCTGGCCTACCTGATTAACTTGCCCGTGTCGGAAATTCTCGGGATTCATGTGCAATTCATGGATGAGCTAACTAAGCAGCTAAAATTAGAAGGGCGCAGCGAAGAGTTGGTGTTGGATTACCGGCTGACCCTGATTGATGTGATTGCCCACCTGTGCGAGCGGTACCGCCGAGCGCTGAACGAGGTGCCACCTGCGGGAGAACCCCCATGAATCGTCGCACCAAATAAAGTCTATATTCTCAAGCTCTACGTCGCCGATAATACGCCCAACTCCGTGCGGGCTTTAGCCACGCGAGACATTTTAGCGACGGAATTTAAGGGGGTTTACACGCTCAAAGTGATTGACATCTTGGCCAATCCCCGGCTAGCGGAAGAAGATAAGATTTTGGCGACGCCCACCCTCGCGCGGATTCTCCCCCCACCGGTGCGGCGGATCATCGGCGACTTGTCCGACCGGGAAAAGGTCTTGATTGGCTTAGACCTCTTGTATGATGAATTGGTGGAAGAAGAACAAACATCAGAGAACTCGGGATAACTATGGCCGACGGAACGACCACCCCAGTGGGTGTGCAAAAAATCCGGACGTTAATCGAAGGGTTTGATGAGGTCAGTCATGGGGGATTGCCAGCGGGGCGCTGCACAATTGTCAGTGGGACGTCGGGCACAGGAAAAACCATTTTTGCCCTGCAATTTCTCTACAACGGCATCATTCACTTTGATGAACCAGGCATTTTTGTTACCTTTGAAGAATCCCCAGAAGACATCATCAAAAATGCACTAAGTTTTGGTTGGAATCTTCAGGCGCTTATTGACCAGGGCAAACTGTTTATTTTAGATGCATCGCCCGAACCAGAAGGGCAACAAATTATTGGCGATTTTGACCTGTCAGGGCTGATTGCTCGCATTGAATACGCCGTGGAAAAATTCAAAGCCAAGCGGGTCTCAATTGACTCCGTGACGGCCATTTTCCAACAATACAGCGCCAACAATGGGGCTTCCACGATCCGCAACCAGCTTTTTATTCTGGTGTCCCGCTTGAAGAAGCTCCAAGTCACCACGGTCATGACCACCGAGCGAATTGATGAATATGGTCCGATTGCTCGCTTTGGCGTGGAAGAGTTTATTTCTGACAACGTGGTGATTTTGCGCAATGTTTTAGAGATGGAGCGGCGACATCGCACGATTGAAATTCTCAAGTTGCGCGGCACGACCCACATGAAGGGGGAATATCCGTTTACGATTACCAATGAGGGCTTGAGTATCTTCCCGCTGGGGGCCATGCAACTGACACAACGGTCATCGAATGTGCGGGTCTCGTCGGGGATTCCCAAGTTGGACGAGATGTGTGGTGGCGGCTTTTTCAAAGACTCGATTATCTTGGCCACGGGCGCAACTGGTACGGGCAAAACCCTGTTGGTCAGTCGCTTTTTGGAACATGCTTGTCAACGGGGGGAGCGGGCGTTGCTGTTTGCCTATGAAGAATCTCGCGCGCAACTGGCTCGCAATGCGTCGTCGTGGGGTGTGGATTTTGAACGGTTTGAACGCCAGGGATTGCTCAAGATCATTTGCGCCTATCCCGAATCCACGGGTTTGGAAGACCATTTGCAAATCATCCGCTCGGAAATTTCTAGTTTTCGGCCATCGTGCTTTGCCATTGACTCCCTATCTGCTTTGGCGCGAGGGGTGAGCAACAATGCCTTCCGGCAATTTGTGATTGGGGTGACGGGGTTTGCCAAGCAACAGGAAATCACGGGCTTTTTCACCAATACCCTTGACCAGTTTCTGGGGTTGCATTCGATTACCGAATCCCACATCTCCACCATCACAGACACGATTCTGCTGCTGCAATATGTGGAAATTCGGGGCGAGATTTCGCGGGCGATCAATGTGTTCAAAATGCGGGGGTCGTGGCACGACAAGGGGATTCGGGAGTATGTGATTACTGACAAAGGCCCTGATATTCGCGATTCTTTCCGCAATTTGGAGCGCATTATCAGCGGGTCGCCGACGCGGGTGGCGGTGGACGAAAAAGCGGAGCTGTCGCGGATCATGCGGGGGGTGCAGAATCCCGATAATCCCAGTTAGGGAGCGGTTGCCCCAGTTGCGTGAGATTGAGCACCCAACCGCCGGTGACCAAATAGACGTGACCCGCCTGCGCGCCGATTGTTTGGACCAGTTCCCCTAGCCGGTCGCGGAACAAACGCCCTGATGGGTAAGCAGGTACAACGCCCCACCCCACTTCTTCCGCCACCAAAATCACGGGACTGGTAAGCGCCATGAGCGTTTTCACCCATTGACTTTGCAAGAATTGCCACTCCCTATCCGGCATCTCCAAAAATTGGGCGACCCAGGTGCCCAGGGAATCCACCAGCAAGCAGGTCTGGGGCGGCGGTTGCGCGCACAGAGCGACCAAATCCACAGGCGGCTCCAGCGTTTGCCAGTGGGGGGGACGGCGCTGGCGATGGGCTTGAATCCGGGCTTGCCACTCTGCATCGTTCGGATCAGCATCGGCGGTCGCCACGTACAGC
This region of Gloeomargarita sp. SKYB120 genomic DNA includes:
- the kaiC gene encoding circadian clock protein KaiC, with the translated sequence MADGTTTPVGVQKIRTLIEGFDEVSHGGLPAGRCTIVSGTSGTGKTIFALQFLYNGIIHFDEPGIFVTFEESPEDIIKNALSFGWNLQALIDQGKLFILDASPEPEGQQIIGDFDLSGLIARIEYAVEKFKAKRVSIDSVTAIFQQYSANNGASTIRNQLFILVSRLKKLQVTTVMTTERIDEYGPIARFGVEEFISDNVVILRNVLEMERRHRTIEILKLRGTTHMKGEYPFTITNEGLSIFPLGAMQLTQRSSNVRVSSGIPKLDEMCGGGFFKDSIILATGATGTGKTLLVSRFLEHACQRGERALLFAYEESRAQLARNASSWGVDFERFERQGLLKIICAYPESTGLEDHLQIIRSEISSFRPSCFAIDSLSALARGVSNNAFRQFVIGVTGFAKQQEITGFFTNTLDQFLGLHSITESHISTITDTILLLQYVEIRGEISRAINVFKMRGSWHDKGIREYVITDKGPDIRDSFRNLERIISGSPTRVAVDEKAELSRIMRGVQNPDNPS
- the cobU gene encoding bifunctional adenosylcobinamide kinase/adenosylcobinamide-phosphate guanylyltransferase, whose protein sequence is MVRNPHLTLVTGPSRSGKSRWAEHLADQSGLPVLYVATADADPNDAEWQARIQAHRQRRPPHWQTLEPPVDLVALCAQPPPQTCLLVDSLGTWVAQFLEMPDREWQFLQSQWVKTLMALTSPVILVAEEVGWGVVPAYPSGRLFRDRLGELVQTIGAQAGHVYLVTGGWVLNLTQLGQPLPNWDYRDSAPPA
- the truB gene encoding tRNA pseudouridine(55) synthase TruB, which produces MDGFINLYKPAGLTSHDCVTKIRRWLRERRVGHGGTLDPLATGVLPIAVGRATRLLTFLPADKRYRARVRFGVQTTTDDLAGELVTQQPVPDLTLATVQAVLPEFIGVIAQKPPAFSAIHIQGQRAYDLARQGQAVDLPERSVEIYELTVRDWQGGAFPELTLDVHCGSGTYIRSLARDIGQRLGIPATLSALERTASGGMDIARSLTLEQCHAHCQAGDWQLDPLDHYLHHLPAVTLTRTQAQRWCYGQPQDVTVQASPWWRVYDEQGHFLGIGQRTSEQTLKPHLVLADPRSAC
- a CDS encoding circadian clock protein KaiA; translated protein: MDFASVCGDPSPRRNPQHFWGCLSQEERQRWLNRLQSLYHQIILLYFRDDPHLPERIAEFTHLAYLINLPVSEILGIHVQFMDELTKQLKLEGRSEELVLDYRLTLIDVIAHLCERYRRALNEVPPAGEPP
- the kaiB gene encoding circadian clock protein KaiB, with the protein product MVAPNKVYILKLYVADNTPNSVRALATRDILATEFKGVYTLKVIDILANPRLAEEDKILATPTLARILPPPVRRIIGDLSDREKVLIGLDLLYDELVEEEQTSENSG